One Pyrus communis chromosome 13, drPyrComm1.1, whole genome shotgun sequence genomic window carries:
- the LOC137713264 gene encoding uncharacterized protein: protein MANLAIVVLSRETVSDEEIAFFESILNAVVNHDHYFARRLDAVGRQGLSPHQKLTSTFHMLVNGCSADSTDEYCRLAKSTAIENLKRFYKVIEGIYGATYLRNPNCEDLKRLLCKADKRGFPDMIRSLDCMHWEWKNCPTAWAGQFKGRHDKPNIVLEAVASYDTWIWHAFFGAPGSNNNINVLWSSPLFNNVANEWAPEFRYKVNGNRYELGYYLTDGIYLSWFTFVKSFSHPDSAKKKLFSQRQESYRNDVERVFRILQAR, encoded by the exons ATGGCGAATTTAGCCATAGTGGTTCTGTCACGGG AGACGGTTTCGGATGAGGAGATAGCTTTTTTTGAAAGCATCTTGAATGCAGTTGTCAATCATGACCACTACTTTGCAAGGAGGCTAGATGCCGTAGGCCGACAAGGTctatcacctcatcagaagctCACATCTACTTTTCACATGCTAGTTAATGGGTGCTCTGCAGACTCAACTGACGAGTATTGCCGACTTGCAAAAAGTACTGCTATTGAGAACCTAAAGCGCTTCTATAAGGTAATTGAAGGCATATATGGAGCCACATACCTCCGCAACCCAAATTGTGAAGACTTGAAGAGGCTTCTATGCAAGGCAGACAAAAGAGGCTTCCCTGACATGATAAGAAGTCTCGATTGCATGCATTGGGAGTGGAAGAATTGTCCTACTGCTTGGGCTGGCCAATTCAAAGGTCGTCATGACAAGCCAAACATCGTGCTCGAGGCTGTGGCGTCTTAcgacacatggatttggcatgctttcttcGGCGCTCCTGGATCAAACAATAATATCAACGTTCTTTGGTCTTCTCCTTTGTTTAATAATGTTGCCAATGAATGGGCACCAGAATTTCGGTACAAGGTAAATGGTAATAGGTATGAGTTAGGTTACTATCTAACTGATGGTATTTATCTTAGTTGGTTTacctttgtcaaaagtttttctcatcccgatagtgcaaagaagaaattattttcgCAGAGGCAAGAGTCTTACAGGAATGATGTGGAGAGAGTGTTCAGGATCCTACAAGCTCGATAG